AGCCCGTTAAGCGCCTCAAAACCGAGAAGCCGCTCGACGAGATGCGCACCGCCGCCGTCTTCAAAGATTCCATCCTCTTCCGCCAGTTCCGCCTCTCCGTCGTCCCCCTCACAGACGCTCAGTACGACTGGCTCACCGCCTAAGCCTTCTTCCTAAATCTTCTTCGTAATCACCTTCTTCTCAAAGTAAGAAGCGTTCGCCATTTGGCAAGCCGCTGCCGCATGGTGCCCAAACACCACATCCTCCGCCACCGGCTTCCGCGATCTCACCGCATCGAAGAACGTTGCCAGGTGCGGTCGCAGCTCATCCCATGAAGGCCCCTTCCACATCATCGTGTCGTCCAACGGATGCTCCGCTAGAAAAGCATCGTGCTCCGCATGCCACTGCTTCTCATACTGCGCATGCATCGCCGCCGGAAACCCATTGATCCCATAAGCCGGCGATCGATCTACCCCCAACTGAGGAATCAACGTCACAGTATTGGTATTCGAAATCTCAATCACGCCCTTCGGCCCCATCACCCGCGTCACCTCAGGCGTCTCCGTCCCCAGCGTCAGCCGCACCGTCACAGCTACATTGCCATACTCAAACTCAGTCACCATCAGGTCCGGCATATTCCGCCCATCCTTCCAGCGATAGATCCCCCCAATCGAGTAAGCCCTATCCGGAGTCGCATTGATCCCGGTTACAAATTGCATCCCACTCAACAGATGCACCATCAAGTCGCCAGCCATTCCCGTGCCGTACTCATGGAACGCACGCCACCGCGCAAACGCAATCGGATCGAACGTCTTCTTCGGCGCAGTCCCCTGCCACGTCGCCCAGTCCAGCGTCTCGGGCGAAAGATCCAGCGGCGGAGGATACACCCAAGCCCCACCCGGTGAGTTCCTCCCCAGCTGCAGCTCCACCTGGTGTACCTCTCCAATCGCGCCCGAGTCGTACAACTCCTTCGCCTTCGCAAACACCTTCGAGCTCACCCTCTGCGACCCCACCTGCACAAAGTTCTTGCTTCCCTTCACCGCCGCCACCATCTCCTCCCCCTCGGCGATGGTGTGCGACATCGGCTTCTCGCAGTGCACATCCTTCCCCGCGCGAATCGCATCCACCGTGATCTGCTTATGCCAGTGATCCGGCACCGCAACAATCACCGCTTCGATATCCTTATCCTCCAGAATCTCCTGATACCGCCGCGTCGTCTTGATATTCGCGCCCGCAATCTCCTTCGCCAGCGTATGCCGCCCGTCATACAGATCGCACGCCGCAACACACTGCGCCTGTGGCAGACTCACAGCGTTCCTGAGCAACTGAGATCCCTGGATCCCCACCCCGATGCTCGCAAATCTCACCCGGTCCCCACTCGCCACCGGCGCCGCCTGCTCTTGCCCCAGCATCACTGTACCGGGCAAAGCCGCCGCCATAGCCAACCCACTCCCCGTCTGCAAAAACCTTCTACGCGAAAACTCCGACATCAAATATCCTCCTCAACCAGCGCCTCCACTATAGAAGAACTCCCACTCATCTCGTACCGCCCTCACCCTGCTATCCTTTCTGTTGGGCCACGCCCCACCCGCCCAAGCCGTCTTGAAAGGATCACCACGCATCATGATTGACCTCAAAGGCAAAGTAGCCGTCGTCTTCGGCCTCGCCAACAAACGCAGCATCGCGTGGGCCATCGCCCAGAAGCTCGCCGAAGCCGGCGCCACCCTCGCCATCTGTTATCAAAGCGAGCGTCTCCAGCGCGAGGCGGAAGAGTTAGCCGCCGATCTCCCCGGCGCCAAGACCTTCCGCTGCGACGTCTCCAGCGACGCAGAAATTGACGCCGTCTTCGAGCAGTTCAAAACCGTCTATGGCAAGCTCGACATTCTCATTCACTCCATTGGATTCGCACCCAACATGAAAATAAACAATGTCCTGCGAACTCCGCGCGAAGACTTCCGCATCGCTCACGACATCAGCGTGTACTCCCTCATCGCCCTCGCTCGCGCAGCCGAGCCTCTCATGGCCGAAGGAAGCTCCATCCTCACCCTTACCTACTACGGCGCCGAAAAAGTCTTCCCCAACTACAACATTATGGGCGTCGCCAAAGCCGGACTCGAATCCGCCGTCCGCTACCTCGCCTCAGATCTCGGCGCGAAGAAGATTCGAGTCAACGCCATCTCCGCCGGCCCCATCAAGACCCTCGCCGCGCGCGGCATCAGCGACTTCACAACCATCCTCACCGCAGTCGAGCAGCGCGCCCCACTCCATCGCAACGTCGACGCTTTAGAAGTCGGCAACACAGCCCTCTTCCTATCGAGCGACCTCGCCAGCGGCATCACCGGCGAAA
The nucleotide sequence above comes from Tunturibacter empetritectus. Encoded proteins:
- a CDS encoding enoyl-ACP reductase FabI — translated: MIDLKGKVAVVFGLANKRSIAWAIAQKLAEAGATLAICYQSERLQREAEELAADLPGAKTFRCDVSSDAEIDAVFEQFKTVYGKLDILIHSIGFAPNMKINNVLRTPREDFRIAHDISVYSLIALARAAEPLMAEGSSILTLTYYGAEKVFPNYNIMGVAKAGLESAVRYLASDLGAKKIRVNAISAGPIKTLAARGISDFTTILTAVEQRAPLHRNVDALEVGNTALFLSSDLASGITGEITFVDCGFNITGL
- a CDS encoding Gfo/Idh/MocA family protein; the encoded protein is MSEFSRRRFLQTGSGLAMAAALPGTVMLGQEQAAPVASGDRVRFASIGVGIQGSQLLRNAVSLPQAQCVAACDLYDGRHTLAKEIAGANIKTTRRYQEILEDKDIEAVIVAVPDHWHKQITVDAIRAGKDVHCEKPMSHTIAEGEEMVAAVKGSKNFVQVGSQRVSSKVFAKAKELYDSGAIGEVHQVELQLGRNSPGGAWVYPPPLDLSPETLDWATWQGTAPKKTFDPIAFARWRAFHEYGTGMAGDLMVHLLSGMQFVTGINATPDRAYSIGGIYRWKDGRNMPDLMVTEFEYGNVAVTVRLTLGTETPEVTRVMGPKGVIEISNTNTVTLIPQLGVDRSPAYGINGFPAAMHAQYEKQWHAEHDAFLAEHPLDDTMMWKGPSWDELRPHLATFFDAVRSRKPVAEDVVFGHHAAAACQMANASYFEKKVITKKI